Proteins encoded in a region of the Pieris brassicae chromosome 3, ilPieBrab1.1, whole genome shotgun sequence genome:
- the LOC123706945 gene encoding probable maltase-glucoamylase 2 isoform X1: MNPKVEDTQSNYEDAENLNYSYDGIKQLKWYEHVILNRPLQIFVALLITAVLVPVILYQFHFIPSGGFQLSVGSCLVPQTSRLPCGPGNVSEGECHAQCCYDVKTGFCFHRLPSRFSYIMDVPWSQYLVLHPRVSTIPYNSKASLRNLRLSINERTATHLTLDFYNGKEPLRAGRRLYNKTYSYVVSSPELNIEVKGPQGTIFNTIRGPLIASDGIWELTFRLTNATMYGLGELPLCSGTEKVIYSHNNDFSSIPLIFARYNGSYHGLLLDTPAPTEIMVRAENEIIVRSLTGTGLKFNLFVGPTPKDIMNDAMNLIGSNWNLEYWMLGAHICGTSDQDLNNYINKLTAANIPFESHCGHRPIVLGSNRCEAMEMKNLQDVDSGANLIRQARKRFVPHISPYIRFNEDTTTLKTSACTILPEFDLFMYHDPYTFEIYKGEVGGAKVMYPAYDVASSHFLKRLWPFTKKFDGLIIENNWPLDQSNKSAQDPSPYLDYYNENFKAALTNTPTWNMTLLDKTKYFFKHNTYGEESVKAIMNMTGGGIVPAVSSHWMNGNVMINRQNIEALWLNLHRELIQAALGGISGHWLWSTPICGDTNFFPENQTDLCAKWYMASTYFPLVRIDANTPARDPTAFNGNYRNYMLTSLNRRLAFIPYFYTVLQQGPLLRPMFYQYPQADYFERTNSQFSVGDDLLIVPNLHVMQSYVHVTMPPGTWYEIWGGERVNVTEGKIATMPTLESDFLTLIRGGSIIALQNEIHGTAENTRKNSLFSIVIALQCFNTTSCSASGEVYFLPGLTLKFRATHEKLYVTAEGDDFSTMCNFPNNDIMEDAGDIKIFGLDPQFNNYDTYRHFEEYVMFCDLEAQDVIEVNLI; encoded by the exons ATGAATCCAAAGGTTGAAGATACACAATCAAACTATGAAGATGCTGAAAATCTCAATTATTCGTATGACGGTATAAAAC aaCTGAAATGGTACGAGCACGTAATACTTAACCGGCCCTTGCAGATCTTTGTTGCTCTTTTGATAACAGCTGTATTAGTTCCAGTAATATTGTACCAATTTCATTTCATACCCAGCGGAGGCTTCCAGCTTTCAGTAGGGTCATGTCTGGTACCACAAACATCAAGATTACCTTGTGGCCCCGGTAACGTATCAGAAGGAGAATGCCATGCACAATGTTGCTATGATGTCAAAACTGGTTTTTGCTTCCACCGACTACCGTCTAGATTCTCATACATTATGGATGTACCCTGGTCCCAATACCTTGTTCTACACCCACGGGTTTCTACAATACCTTACAACTCTAAAGCCAGCCTTAGAAACCTTCGACTTTCAATAAATGAACGGACAGCCACTCACCTAACTTTAGACTTCTATAACGGAAAGGAGCCCCTGAGAGCTGGACGAAGATTATACAACAAAACATATTCATACGTCGTCTCATCTCCCGAACTTAATATAGAGGTTAAGGGACCTCAAGGaacaatttttaacacaatCAGAGGACCCTTGATCGCGTCTGATGGCATTTGGGAACTGACGTTTCGATTAACAAACGCTACAATGTACGGTTTGGGTGAATTACCCCTATGCTCGGGCACAGAAAAGGTAATTTATAGCCACAATAACGACTTCAGTTCGATACCACTGATATTTGCAAGGTACAATGGGTCGTATCACGGACTATTATTGGACACGCCCGCCCCTACTGAGATTATGGTACGAGccgaaaatgaaataatagtcAGAAGTTTAACGGGTACTGgactaaaatttaatttgtttgtggGTCCAACGCCGAAGGATATTATGAACGATGCCATGAATTTAATCGGGTCTAATTGGAATCTTGAATATTGGATGTTGGGAGCCCATATTTG TGGGACATCAGATCAAGATCTTAacaattatatcaataaactGACAGCAGCAAATATACCATTTGAAAGTCACTGTGGTCACAGACCAATTGTTCTGGGAAGCAATCGTTGTGAAGCTATGGAGATGAAAAACTTACAAGATGTTGATAGCGGTGCTAATTTGATACGGCAGGCTAGGAAGAGATTTGTGCCACATATTTCCCCGTAT attcGCTTCAATGAAGATACAACCACGTTAAAGACATCCGCTTGTACAATTTTACCCGAATTCGACTTATTCATGTACCACGATCCCTACACATTCGAAATATACAAAGGCGAAGTTGGTGGAGCAAAAGTAATGTATCCGGCGTACGATGTAGCTTCCAGCCATTTTCTTAAGAGATTATGGCCCTTCACGAAAAAATTCGACGGATtgataatagaaaataattggCCCCTGGATCAATCTAATAAATCGGCTCAAGACCCTTCGCCGTATTTAGATTATTACAATGAG aattttAAAGCAGCTCTGACTAATACACCTACATGGAATATGACTTTAttagacaaaacaaaatattttttcaagcaTAATACATATGGAGAAGAGTCTGTCAAAGCAATTATGAATATGACTGGAGGAGGCATTGTTCCCGCTGTTAGTAGTCATTGGATGAACGGAAATGTGATGATAAATAGACAGAACATTGAGGCGTTGTGGTTAAATCTCCATAGAGAACTAATTCAAGCAGCCCTAGGAGGTATATCAGGTCATTGGCTGTGGTCAACCCCAATTTGTGGAGATACCAATTTTTTCCCCGAAAACCAGACTGATCTTTGTGCCAAATGGTACATGGCTTCTACAtattttccactagttagaatAGATGCAAACACGCCAGCCCGCGATCCTACAGCCTTCAATGGAAACTACAGAAATTACATGTTAACATCGTTGAATAGACGTCTAGCGTTTATACCATACTTCTATACTGTCCTTCAACAAGGACCGCTACTACGACCAATGTTTTACCAATACCCACAAGCAGATTATTTTGAGAGAACCAATTCACAGTTCTCTGTAGGAGATGACTTATTAATTGTTCCGAATCTTCATGTAATGCAAAGTTACGTACATGTAACCATGCCTCCGGGAACTTGGTATGAGATATGGGGGGGAGAAAGAGTAAATGTAACAGAAGGAAAAATTGCGACAATGCCTACCTTGGAGTCGGATTTCTTGACTCTCATACGCGGAGGATCGATTATAGCACTGCAAAAT GAAATACACGGAACGGCTGAAAACACAAGAAAGAATTCCTTATTTTCGATTGTCATTGCGTTACAATGTTTCAATACGACCAGCTGCTCAGCCTCAGGGGAAGTGTACTTTTTGCCAGGACTTACTCTTAAATTTCGTGCTACTCATGAGAAATTGTACGTGACCGCAGAGGGTGATGATTTTTCAACCATGTGTAATTTCCCAAATAACGATATTATGGAAGACGCCggagatattaaaattttcggCTTGGACCcacagtttaataattatgacaCATATAGGCACTTCGAAGAATACGTCATGTTTTGTGACTTGGAGGCACAGGATGTCATCGAagtgaatttgatttaa
- the LOC123706946 gene encoding ribose-phosphate pyrophosphokinase 1-like, translating into MKSTGDNHSIAEYTNDKELSKKPRMPNIKVFTGSSHPDIAKKIVSRLGLDLGRATTKQFSNRETSVEIHESVRGEDVYIVQSGCGDINDNLMELLIMINACKIAAASRVTAVIPSFPYSRQDKKEKSRAPITAKLLANLISVSGADHVITIDLHSSQIQGFFNIPVDNLYAEPAITKWIQDNISEWRTSVMVSPDAGGVKRMTAIADRLDIDFAIIHKERQRSNIEDSTVLVGDVSNRTAIMVDDLADTCDTIVKGAQKLREAGADKIYAILTHGVLAGDAIDKINNSCLEALVVTNTIPQDKHMKLCPKLQTMDISVMLAEAIRRTHYAESVSYLFTNVPY; encoded by the coding sequence ATGAAATCGACTGGAGATAACCACTCCATCGCAGAATATACGAACGATAAAGAATTAAGTAAGAAACCAAGAATGCCCAATATCAAAGTATTCACGGGAAGTTCTCATCCAGATATTGCAAAGAAAATAGTCTCAAGACTGGGGTTAGACCTGGGCCGAGCCACGACTAAACAATTCTCTAATCGAGAAACAAGCGTTGAAATCCATGAATCCGTCCGTGGTGAAGACGTCTACATTGTGCAAAGTGGATGTGGTGATATCAACGACAACCTAATGGAGCTGCTGATTATGATAAACGCTTGCAAAATCGCGGCAGCCTCCCGCGTCACCGCTGTGATCCCAAGTTTCCCCTATTCGCGACaggataaaaaagaaaaaagccGTGCCCCAATTACTGCTAAGCTGCTAGCTAATCTCATATCGGTATCTGGAGCTGATCACGTCATAACAATCGATCTTCACTCATCTCAGATTCAAGGCTTCTTCAATATCCCCGTCGATAATCTTTACGCTGAACCAGCGATAACGAAATGGATACAAGACAATATTTCTGAATGGAGAACCAGTGTTATGGTTTCACCTGATGCAGGAGGTGTGAAAAGGATGACTGCCATTGCCGACAGGTTGGATATCGATTTCGCGATCATCCACAAAGAAAGGCAACGATCCAACATCGAAGATTCAACAGTTTTAGTTGGTGACGTGAGCAATAGAACCGCTATCATGGTTGATGATTTAGCAGACACGTGTGATACTATCGTTAAAGGTGCCCAAAAGCTACGCGAAGCTGGAGCTGACAAAATATATGCAATTCTAACCCACGGAGTCCTCGCTGGGGACGCTATTGATAAGATAAATAACTCCTGCTTAGAGGCTTTGGTTGTTACCAATACCATTCCTCAAGACAAACACATGAAACTGTGCCCGAAATTGCAAACTATGGATATCTCCGTGATGCTGGCTGAAGCAATACGACGAACGCACTATGCTGAATCCGTTTCCTACCTTTTCACAAACGTTCCATACTAA
- the LOC123706945 gene encoding lysosomal alpha-glucosidase-like isoform X3, translating into MNPKVEDTQSNYEDAENLNYSYDGIKQLKWYEHVILNRPLQIFVALLITAVLVPVILYQFHFIPSGGFQLSVGSCLVPQTSRLPCGPGNVSEGECHAQCCYDVKTGFCFHRLPSRFSYIMDVPWSQYLVLHPRVSTIPYNSKASLRNLRLSINERTATHLTLDFYNGKEPLRAGRRLYNKTYSYVVSSPELNIEVKGPQGTIFNTIRGPLIASDGIWELTFRLTNATMYGLGELPLCSGTEKVIYSHNNDFSSIPLIFARYNGSYHGLLLDTPAPTEIMVRAENEIIVRSLTGTGLKFNLFVGPTPKDIMNDAMNLIGSNWNLEYWMLGAHICGTSDQDLNNYINKLTAANIPFESHCGHRPIVLGSNRCEAMEMKNLQDVDSGANLIRQARKRFVPHISPFASMKIQPR; encoded by the exons ATGAATCCAAAGGTTGAAGATACACAATCAAACTATGAAGATGCTGAAAATCTCAATTATTCGTATGACGGTATAAAAC aaCTGAAATGGTACGAGCACGTAATACTTAACCGGCCCTTGCAGATCTTTGTTGCTCTTTTGATAACAGCTGTATTAGTTCCAGTAATATTGTACCAATTTCATTTCATACCCAGCGGAGGCTTCCAGCTTTCAGTAGGGTCATGTCTGGTACCACAAACATCAAGATTACCTTGTGGCCCCGGTAACGTATCAGAAGGAGAATGCCATGCACAATGTTGCTATGATGTCAAAACTGGTTTTTGCTTCCACCGACTACCGTCTAGATTCTCATACATTATGGATGTACCCTGGTCCCAATACCTTGTTCTACACCCACGGGTTTCTACAATACCTTACAACTCTAAAGCCAGCCTTAGAAACCTTCGACTTTCAATAAATGAACGGACAGCCACTCACCTAACTTTAGACTTCTATAACGGAAAGGAGCCCCTGAGAGCTGGACGAAGATTATACAACAAAACATATTCATACGTCGTCTCATCTCCCGAACTTAATATAGAGGTTAAGGGACCTCAAGGaacaatttttaacacaatCAGAGGACCCTTGATCGCGTCTGATGGCATTTGGGAACTGACGTTTCGATTAACAAACGCTACAATGTACGGTTTGGGTGAATTACCCCTATGCTCGGGCACAGAAAAGGTAATTTATAGCCACAATAACGACTTCAGTTCGATACCACTGATATTTGCAAGGTACAATGGGTCGTATCACGGACTATTATTGGACACGCCCGCCCCTACTGAGATTATGGTACGAGccgaaaatgaaataatagtcAGAAGTTTAACGGGTACTGgactaaaatttaatttgtttgtggGTCCAACGCCGAAGGATATTATGAACGATGCCATGAATTTAATCGGGTCTAATTGGAATCTTGAATATTGGATGTTGGGAGCCCATATTTG TGGGACATCAGATCAAGATCTTAacaattatatcaataaactGACAGCAGCAAATATACCATTTGAAAGTCACTGTGGTCACAGACCAATTGTTCTGGGAAGCAATCGTTGTGAAGCTATGGAGATGAAAAACTTACAAGATGTTGATAGCGGTGCTAATTTGATACGGCAGGCTAGGAAGAGATTTGTGCCACATATTTCCCC attcGCTTCAATGAAGATACAACCACGTTAA
- the LOC123706945 gene encoding glucoamylase 1-like isoform X2 translates to MYHDPYTFEIYKGEVGGAKVMYPAYDVASSHFLKRLWPFTKKFDGLIIENNWPLDQSNKSAQDPSPYLDYYNENFKAALTNTPTWNMTLLDKTKYFFKHNTYGEESVKAIMNMTGGGIVPAVSSHWMNGNVMINRQNIEALWLNLHRELIQAALGGISGHWLWSTPICGDTNFFPENQTDLCAKWYMASTYFPLVRIDANTPARDPTAFNGNYRNYMLTSLNRRLAFIPYFYTVLQQGPLLRPMFYQYPQADYFERTNSQFSVGDDLLIVPNLHVMQSYVHVTMPPGTWYEIWGGERVNVTEGKIATMPTLESDFLTLIRGGSIIALQNEIHGTAENTRKNSLFSIVIALQCFNTTSCSASGEVYFLPGLTLKFRATHEKLYVTAEGDDFSTMCNFPNNDIMEDAGDIKIFGLDPQFNNYDTYRHFEEYVMFCDLEAQDVIEVNLI, encoded by the exons ATGTACCACGATCCCTACACATTCGAAATATACAAAGGCGAAGTTGGTGGAGCAAAAGTAATGTATCCGGCGTACGATGTAGCTTCCAGCCATTTTCTTAAGAGATTATGGCCCTTCACGAAAAAATTCGACGGATtgataatagaaaataattggCCCCTGGATCAATCTAATAAATCGGCTCAAGACCCTTCGCCGTATTTAGATTATTACAATGAG aattttAAAGCAGCTCTGACTAATACACCTACATGGAATATGACTTTAttagacaaaacaaaatattttttcaagcaTAATACATATGGAGAAGAGTCTGTCAAAGCAATTATGAATATGACTGGAGGAGGCATTGTTCCCGCTGTTAGTAGTCATTGGATGAACGGAAATGTGATGATAAATAGACAGAACATTGAGGCGTTGTGGTTAAATCTCCATAGAGAACTAATTCAAGCAGCCCTAGGAGGTATATCAGGTCATTGGCTGTGGTCAACCCCAATTTGTGGAGATACCAATTTTTTCCCCGAAAACCAGACTGATCTTTGTGCCAAATGGTACATGGCTTCTACAtattttccactagttagaatAGATGCAAACACGCCAGCCCGCGATCCTACAGCCTTCAATGGAAACTACAGAAATTACATGTTAACATCGTTGAATAGACGTCTAGCGTTTATACCATACTTCTATACTGTCCTTCAACAAGGACCGCTACTACGACCAATGTTTTACCAATACCCACAAGCAGATTATTTTGAGAGAACCAATTCACAGTTCTCTGTAGGAGATGACTTATTAATTGTTCCGAATCTTCATGTAATGCAAAGTTACGTACATGTAACCATGCCTCCGGGAACTTGGTATGAGATATGGGGGGGAGAAAGAGTAAATGTAACAGAAGGAAAAATTGCGACAATGCCTACCTTGGAGTCGGATTTCTTGACTCTCATACGCGGAGGATCGATTATAGCACTGCAAAAT GAAATACACGGAACGGCTGAAAACACAAGAAAGAATTCCTTATTTTCGATTGTCATTGCGTTACAATGTTTCAATACGACCAGCTGCTCAGCCTCAGGGGAAGTGTACTTTTTGCCAGGACTTACTCTTAAATTTCGTGCTACTCATGAGAAATTGTACGTGACCGCAGAGGGTGATGATTTTTCAACCATGTGTAATTTCCCAAATAACGATATTATGGAAGACGCCggagatattaaaattttcggCTTGGACCcacagtttaataattatgacaCATATAGGCACTTCGAAGAATACGTCATGTTTTGTGACTTGGAGGCACAGGATGTCATCGAagtgaatttgatttaa